The proteins below are encoded in one region of Leptospira sp. WS4.C2:
- a CDS encoding RNA polymerase sigma factor, translated as MPEFDFETVVKETKYLVLKTVGDTLIDRFDDATEDVVQEVYFRAFKSLEKGGFDGRSKISTWIYTIARNESLRMNDKRLREEEKAKRYLVKNKVQLSGLKEETRWEKEEWIESILARIPEVYRQTLRLYLAGNTMEEIAKELEIQQGTVKSRLFRTKEWIRKHIPGGKNEFQES; from the coding sequence ATGCCAGAGTTTGACTTCGAAACAGTAGTCAAAGAAACCAAATATTTGGTTCTTAAAACGGTCGGTGACACCCTCATCGACCGTTTTGATGATGCAACGGAAGACGTAGTTCAGGAAGTTTACTTCCGAGCCTTCAAATCTCTGGAGAAGGGTGGGTTTGATGGGAGGTCCAAAATTTCTACTTGGATCTACACCATTGCCCGTAACGAATCCCTGCGTATGAATGACAAACGATTGCGAGAAGAAGAGAAAGCAAAACGATACTTAGTGAAAAATAAAGTCCAACTTTCGGGACTGAAGGAAGAAACAAGGTGGGAAAAAGAAGAATGGATCGAATCCATACTTGCTAGGATCCCTGAAGTGTATCGCCAAACCCTACGTCTCTATTTAGCTGGCAACACGATGGAAGAAATTGCGAAGGAACTAGAGATCCAACAAGGAACAGTAAAGTCACGTTTGTTTCGAACTAAAGAATGGATCCGCAAACACATACCAGGAGGAAAAAATGAATTCCAAGAATCCTAA
- a CDS encoding SH3 domain-containing protein yields MLKYNIVLFFFLVPTVLLPCDPFQTKTLTPIDHSAKDKSFSEFKTKLLKILKSKDRKALEDVIDKDIHFSFGGEAGKKDFLKSFQLTEKPSSSNFWGLMEEVIKLGFRQNKEGQMVAPYFFETFPGDYDPFTHYLVIGKNVNVREDASKESKSIAQLSYQIVRAEADDLDGRRLEKESNCNWKKICTPQGKPGYVCDRFLRSPLDYRAFFEKKKNNWYLTIFIVGD; encoded by the coding sequence ATGCTAAAATACAATATCGTTCTTTTTTTCTTCCTCGTCCCTACGGTTCTGTTACCTTGTGACCCTTTTCAAACAAAGACTTTAACGCCTATCGACCATTCGGCGAAGGATAAAAGTTTTAGCGAATTCAAAACCAAACTCTTAAAGATTCTTAAATCCAAAGACCGGAAAGCTTTAGAAGATGTAATCGACAAAGACATTCACTTTTCTTTCGGTGGGGAAGCGGGAAAAAAGGATTTTTTAAAGTCATTCCAACTTACGGAAAAACCATCTTCCTCTAACTTTTGGGGACTGATGGAAGAAGTAATCAAATTAGGTTTTCGCCAGAACAAAGAAGGGCAAATGGTGGCCCCTTATTTTTTCGAAACCTTCCCCGGTGATTATGATCCCTTCACTCATTATCTGGTTATCGGAAAGAATGTCAATGTAAGAGAAGACGCCTCCAAAGAATCAAAATCCATCGCACAGCTCAGTTACCAAATTGTGAGAGCGGAAGCAGATGATTTAGATGGAAGGAGACTCGAAAAAGAAAGTAACTGTAACTGGAAGAAGATATGTACTCCTCAAGGGAAACCAGGGTATGTTTGCGACCGGTTTTTACGTAGTCCTCTGGACTACAGAGCGTTCTTTGAAAAAAAGAAAAACAATTGGTATCTCACAATCTTCATTGTAGGCGATTGA
- a CDS encoding TIGR04452 family lipoprotein yields MLKKLLFVALAFSLTNCLILNPAGATIDREKGSVVASRITDAAIQTDLINSTVLYGRSSVSILSLVAGDIANIDSAKYYVKSDVDQCVSEIQGFKGFLLGATITNIIACQDLKTDGYITGEPFPSF; encoded by the coding sequence ATGTTAAAAAAATTACTTTTTGTTGCTTTAGCGTTTTCGCTAACTAACTGCTTGATCTTAAATCCTGCAGGTGCAACGATCGATCGTGAAAAAGGTTCTGTTGTTGCTTCCCGAATCACGGATGCGGCGATCCAAACAGATCTAATCAATTCTACTGTTTTATACGGAAGATCTAGTGTTTCTATCCTCAGTTTGGTTGCAGGTGATATCGCAAATATTGATTCAGCAAAATACTATGTTAAATCAGATGTGGATCAGTGTGTTTCTGAAATTCAAGGATTCAAAGGATTCTTACTTGGAGCTACGATCACTAATATCATTGCTTGCCAAGACTTGAAAACAGACGGTTATATTACGGGAGAACCATTCCCAAGTTTCTAA
- a CDS encoding glycerol-3-phosphate dehydrogenase/oxidase, which yields MKQITKKESSRLKNLKNEYDIIIIGGGITGANVLWDATLRGYNCLLVEKNDYASGTSQATSKLIHGGLRYLKNFEFALVRESLSERRYLAKISPHAVRPMGFIIPIRSWFQRIQLFLGMELYNALSFDRNKEIDADVQLPRYRWNSLGETIYKVLGLSRKSLKGSFQYYDYANPNPEKHTTEFILSAKEKGAHAFNYLSVTTLKKQNSGGYTVGLTDSISGKNVLISAKVVVNSAGPWADVIESMTGVTAEKKLVRSKGIHAVVRNICGNECVVLSKRDGSHLFVIPWRGKTIVGTTDTAYEEDPDVFKVKQSEIIDLLDEVNYSFGFAKLTLKDVDYYYGGLRPLVEDPGSTEGTYSASRKSEIFHYEKEGFPGFFSALGGKYTTSRAVAETLVNAIDLYSKGSESPCVTKFTPLLGGRYQSLKELTNELEFKFPKTPGSKIDTLARRYGSVAWKILSLEGNDSYRIPNGEIYYEEEVEYLVNHEEIFHLTDFYFRRSGVGTVGNLDPLERTRLDKKIAKLLGWNADRTKEEIKAVDQRYKWFVD from the coding sequence ATGAAACAAATTACAAAAAAAGAAAGTTCTAGATTAAAAAATCTTAAAAATGAATACGACATCATCATCATTGGTGGCGGAATTACAGGCGCCAATGTTCTTTGGGATGCGACACTTCGTGGTTATAATTGTTTGCTTGTGGAAAAAAATGATTATGCTTCCGGTACAAGCCAAGCCACTTCCAAATTGATCCACGGGGGACTTCGGTATTTAAAAAATTTTGAATTTGCCTTAGTTCGTGAATCGTTATCCGAGCGAAGGTATTTGGCAAAAATCTCTCCTCATGCGGTTCGTCCTATGGGATTTATCATTCCGATCCGGTCTTGGTTCCAACGCATTCAATTGTTTTTGGGAATGGAACTGTACAATGCTCTATCCTTTGATCGGAACAAAGAAATTGACGCAGATGTTCAGCTCCCCCGATATCGATGGAATTCATTAGGAGAAACCATATATAAAGTTCTTGGACTCAGTCGAAAGTCTCTGAAGGGGAGTTTCCAATACTATGACTATGCCAACCCGAATCCAGAAAAACATACAACTGAGTTTATTTTGTCAGCAAAAGAAAAGGGCGCACATGCTTTTAATTACCTTTCTGTCACTACATTAAAGAAACAAAATAGCGGTGGTTATACGGTCGGTCTTACTGATTCTATTTCCGGGAAAAATGTTTTAATTTCAGCCAAGGTAGTTGTAAATTCTGCAGGTCCATGGGCCGATGTGATTGAATCCATGACTGGTGTGACCGCAGAAAAAAAATTAGTCCGTTCCAAGGGAATCCATGCGGTGGTTCGTAATATTTGTGGCAATGAATGTGTAGTTTTATCGAAAAGAGATGGTTCACATCTTTTTGTCATTCCATGGCGAGGAAAAACCATTGTAGGAACCACGGATACTGCTTATGAAGAAGATCCTGATGTTTTTAAAGTCAAACAATCTGAAATTATAGATTTATTAGATGAAGTAAACTATAGTTTTGGTTTTGCAAAATTAACTCTGAAAGATGTGGATTATTACTACGGTGGCCTTCGTCCTTTAGTAGAAGATCCAGGTAGTACGGAAGGTACTTATTCTGCGTCACGGAAATCAGAGATCTTCCACTATGAAAAAGAAGGGTTCCCCGGATTCTTTTCTGCGTTAGGTGGTAAGTATACAACAAGCCGTGCCGTTGCAGAAACATTAGTGAACGCGATAGACTTGTATTCTAAGGGAAGTGAATCACCTTGTGTTACAAAATTCACCCCTCTTCTTGGTGGAAGATACCAAAGTTTAAAAGAACTTACAAATGAATTAGAGTTTAAATTTCCAAAAACTCCTGGATCTAAAATTGATACTTTGGCGAGACGTTATGGAAGTGTGGCTTGGAAGATATTATCATTAGAAGGAAATGATTCTTATCGTATCCCCAACGGAGAAATTTATTATGAAGAAGAAGTGGAATATTTAGTAAATCATGAAGAGATCTTCCACTTAACGGATTTTTATTTTAGAAGGTCAGGAGTGGGAACTGTAGGAAACCTGGATCCTTTAGAAAGAACTCGGTTAGATAAAAAAATTGCAAAATTACTCGGATGGAATGCTGACCGAACCAAAGAAGAGATAAAAGCCGTTGACCAAAGATACAAGTGGTTTGTGGACTAA
- a CDS encoding aspartate ammonia-lyase — MNQSTRREHDLLGERDLPALVYWGIHTLRALENYPITGKTIGTYSDLVRALAYIKRASAKANLQLGQLSKEKTKMITEACDRILNGEFHSEFVVDVIQGGAGTSTNMNANEVITNIALEMNGFSKGDYDHLHPLNDVNMSQSTNDVYPTSIKVAAVFAIKGLLRAMEELQLAFRKKSEEFKDILKIGRTQLQDAVPMTLGQEFSTYDVMLGEDISRLKEATSLIGEINLGATAIGTGINTDIRYSQIVTDILANDTGLSLIAAPNLIEATQDTGAFVQLSGVLKRIATKLSKVCNDLRLLSSGPQGGFNEINLPAKAAGSSIMPGKVNPIIPEVVNQIAYEVIGNDITITMAAEAGQLQLNAFEPIIAHSLFKSIEHLTAGCKTLEINCINGITANRELLESRVKTSAGLATALNPYIGYENATLVAKKALSENRSVESIVLELGLLEETKLKEILRPEILTSPHSL, encoded by the coding sequence ATGAACCAATCCACACGCAGAGAACACGACCTTTTGGGGGAAAGAGATCTCCCCGCTCTCGTTTATTGGGGCATCCACACCCTGCGAGCGCTGGAAAATTACCCCATCACAGGGAAAACCATCGGAACCTATTCTGACTTAGTTCGAGCCCTTGCTTATATCAAAAGGGCCTCTGCCAAAGCCAATTTGCAATTGGGGCAACTTTCCAAAGAAAAAACAAAAATGATTACCGAGGCCTGTGATAGGATCCTAAATGGAGAATTCCATTCAGAATTTGTTGTGGATGTGATCCAAGGTGGGGCGGGCACTTCCACCAATATGAATGCCAATGAAGTGATCACAAACATAGCTTTGGAGATGAATGGTTTTTCAAAGGGAGACTACGACCACCTACATCCGTTAAATGATGTCAATATGTCGCAAAGTACAAATGATGTCTACCCCACATCCATTAAAGTAGCGGCTGTGTTTGCCATCAAAGGATTACTCAGGGCCATGGAAGAACTCCAATTAGCTTTTCGAAAAAAATCAGAAGAGTTTAAGGATATTTTAAAAATTGGTAGAACCCAATTACAAGATGCAGTGCCAATGACCTTAGGACAAGAATTTTCCACATATGATGTTATGTTAGGTGAGGATATCAGTCGATTAAAAGAAGCCACCTCCCTCATTGGAGAAATCAATTTAGGTGCTACGGCCATCGGCACTGGAATCAATACCGACATTCGGTATTCTCAAATTGTCACTGATATTTTAGCGAACGATACGGGGCTTAGTCTGATCGCAGCACCCAATTTAATCGAGGCCACCCAAGACACGGGGGCCTTTGTCCAGTTATCTGGTGTTCTCAAACGAATTGCGACCAAACTTTCCAAGGTATGTAATGACTTAAGACTTCTTTCCAGTGGGCCGCAAGGTGGGTTCAATGAAATCAATCTCCCTGCCAAAGCTGCGGGTTCCTCCATTATGCCGGGTAAAGTCAATCCGATCATTCCAGAAGTAGTCAACCAAATTGCTTATGAAGTGATTGGAAACGATATCACGATTACGATGGCGGCAGAAGCGGGACAACTCCAGTTGAATGCCTTCGAACCTATCATTGCCCATAGTCTTTTTAAAAGTATTGAACACCTAACGGCTGGTTGCAAAACATTGGAAATCAATTGTATCAATGGAATTACTGCCAATCGTGAACTACTGGAATCTCGAGTCAAAACCTCTGCAGGCCTTGCCACGGCACTAAATCCATACATTGGGTATGAAAACGCAACCCTTGTAGCAAAGAAAGCCCTTTCGGAGAATCGATCTGTTGAATCCATCGTATTGGAACTCGGTTTATTAGAAGAAACTAAACTAAAAGAGATCCTGAGACCTGAAATTCTCACTTCACCCCATTCACTTTAG
- a CDS encoding response regulator — protein MVYLVEDDVITTFLIKTLMEKFSFADEIHGFQNGQDALNALLSGTVDPDMLFLDLNMPIMDGWEFLSAISKHPKYAKLPIYILTSSIDPTDKARSAEFRNVKGYLVKPLSLKDLQSINPSLG, from the coding sequence ATGGTATACCTAGTTGAAGATGACGTGATCACAACATTTCTCATCAAAACTTTAATGGAGAAATTTTCCTTTGCTGACGAAATCCATGGGTTCCAAAACGGACAGGATGCTTTGAATGCCCTCCTCAGCGGAACAGTAGATCCCGATATGTTATTTTTAGATTTGAATATGCCCATTATGGACGGTTGGGAATTTTTAAGTGCCATAAGCAAACACCCTAAATATGCAAAGCTCCCTATCTATATCCTTACCTCCTCCATTGACCCGACAGACAAAGCCCGCTCTGCAGAATTCCGCAATGTAAAAGGTTATCTTGTCAAACCTCTGTCCCTGAAAGATTTACAGTCGATCAACCCTTCCTTGGGCTAA
- a CDS encoding diacylglycerol kinase family protein, whose translation MRKIKVILNPVSGGGLSAKVWKKVEPELQKKGIPYEYEATTKERAARDIARDAVKQGFHWIIGIGGDGTFSNVINGLFENGKLIHKNAIFSPIPAGRGNDFIKTVKVPKNPIKALEQILNGTERLVDLIAVTYTKADKTKGNYLCLNLADFGMGGEVVYKVNRSKLASIIGGKGVFLLYTVLCLFTYTNKKITLTLSKFEKITNKCRLIVCANGEYAGGGMWFAPKAKLDDGKMDLLAIQDVTVMETLRKFGYLYRGKLSNDSKVISKQITELTADSEEDVFIDVDGENMGQLPAHFKVLPKVLPIKC comes from the coding sequence ATGAGAAAGATTAAAGTAATTCTAAATCCTGTATCAGGCGGAGGTCTCTCTGCGAAAGTCTGGAAAAAAGTAGAACCCGAGTTACAAAAAAAAGGAATTCCTTATGAATATGAAGCTACCACAAAAGAAAGGGCGGCTCGCGATATTGCTAGGGACGCCGTTAAACAAGGGTTTCATTGGATTATAGGCATTGGTGGTGACGGTACATTTTCGAATGTCATCAATGGTCTTTTTGAAAATGGGAAATTAATCCACAAAAATGCTATTTTTAGTCCTATCCCTGCCGGTAGGGGAAATGATTTTATAAAAACAGTCAAAGTTCCTAAAAATCCCATTAAAGCATTGGAGCAAATTTTAAACGGAACAGAAAGGTTGGTCGATTTAATCGCAGTCACTTATACCAAAGCGGACAAAACAAAAGGAAATTATCTTTGTTTGAATTTGGCTGACTTTGGAATGGGTGGCGAAGTCGTTTATAAAGTCAATCGTTCCAAACTTGCCTCCATCATAGGAGGGAAGGGAGTCTTTTTGTTGTATACGGTTCTTTGCTTATTTACTTACACGAACAAAAAGATCACACTTACCCTATCCAAATTTGAAAAAATCACGAATAAATGTAGATTGATCGTTTGTGCTAACGGAGAGTATGCGGGTGGAGGGATGTGGTTTGCCCCCAAAGCAAAACTCGACGATGGTAAAATGGATTTACTTGCCATTCAAGATGTAACTGTGATGGAAACTCTTCGAAAGTTTGGTTATTTGTACCGCGGGAAGTTATCAAACGATTCCAAAGTCATTTCCAAACAAATCACAGAGTTAACAGCAGATTCAGAAGAAGATGTTTTTATAGATGTAGATGGTGAGAATATGGGCCAACTGCCTGCTCATTTCAAAGTCCTACCAAAAGTTTTGCCGATCAAATGTTAA
- a CDS encoding protein kinase, with amino-acid sequence MIDTKESLSQLVSDALLGEKYPIAKIISKIETEKNLEFRESLFQELSLQKPDFKEGLTIGITGTPGAGKSSLLGELCRLFLEFAPDKKMAIVAIDPSSNVSGGSILGDRTRVTLPRRDIRLYFRSQPSQLELGGLNPYTYHVIRFLRRVFDYVFIETVGIGQNEISVSLISDLSFLVMQPLGGDQVQFMKSGIMEVPEAFIINKCDEESLANSSYYMLQSTLEFIKDILPNHSLPPIFKTSVTKRKGIEELLHYILHYEKRKDKNVETLTQLTQWIRNEYGRWGISIWEELEASKWNQAVKRNPLGGIHKLKYEEEERKIVSSIQTKIK; translated from the coding sequence TTGATTGATACGAAAGAATCTTTATCCCAATTGGTTTCTGATGCACTGCTCGGGGAAAAATATCCGATAGCAAAAATCATTTCTAAAATCGAAACCGAAAAAAATTTAGAATTTCGGGAATCTTTATTTCAGGAACTCTCTCTCCAAAAACCAGATTTTAAAGAAGGACTTACCATTGGGATTACCGGAACTCCTGGTGCCGGCAAATCCTCGTTACTTGGGGAACTCTGTCGTTTGTTTTTAGAATTTGCTCCTGATAAAAAAATGGCCATTGTAGCCATTGATCCCTCTTCCAATGTCAGTGGTGGATCCATCCTTGGAGATAGAACTCGCGTCACACTCCCAAGACGTGACATCCGACTGTATTTCCGCTCCCAACCATCCCAATTGGAACTCGGTGGACTGAATCCCTATACGTACCATGTCATTCGATTTTTGCGACGAGTGTTTGATTATGTATTCATTGAAACCGTTGGCATTGGCCAAAATGAAATTTCTGTTTCCCTTATCTCCGATTTATCCTTTCTTGTGATGCAACCTCTCGGTGGTGACCAAGTACAATTTATGAAGTCTGGAATTATGGAAGTACCGGAAGCATTCATCATCAACAAATGTGACGAAGAATCTTTGGCCAATTCTAGTTACTATATGTTGCAGTCTACTTTGGAATTTATCAAAGACATCCTTCCAAACCACAGCCTTCCTCCCATTTTCAAAACATCAGTAACCAAACGAAAAGGAATCGAAGAGTTATTACATTACATTCTTCATTATGAAAAGAGAAAGGACAAAAATGTAGAAACACTCACCCAACTCACACAATGGATTCGAAATGAATATGGTAGGTGGGGAATTTCGATTTGGGAAGAATTAGAAGCGTCCAAATGGAACCAGGCAGTCAAAAGAAACCCACTCGGTGGGATTCATAAATTAAAGTATGAAGAAGAGGAACGTAAAATTGTTTCCTCCATCCAAACAAAAATCAAATAA
- a CDS encoding protein meaA yields the protein MSAEKKEYLLVDENGQGKPDKPWIFRTYAGHTNAKASNELYRKNLSKGQTGLSIAFDLPTQCGYSSDHEVSRPEIGKVGVPINSLEDFRILFDQIPIEEMNTSMTINGTSMWLLSLYVALAEERGVPLEKLNGTTQNDLIKEYLARGTYIYPPKESMKIIVDMYEYSLHKIPKWNPSNICSYHLQEAGATPVQELSFALATAIAVLDAIKERNCFTAEEFEQCVGRISFFVNAGIRFVEEMCKMRAFTEMWEEITTERYAVKTAKYRVFRYGVQVNSLGLTEEQPENNAWRILIESLGVTLSRNARCRALQLPAWNEALSLPRPWDQQWSLRLQQVLAYETDLLEYPDIFEGSKVIESKVKALKEEAKLEIQKIIDMGGALVAIENGYMKSQLVKSQTERLSKINSNELVIVGKNKWTDGIKSPLMTDSDGGIFKVDPKSAEQTLNVLAEAKTRRNAEAAKKSLEELKQAAKDGKNLMPYSIACAKALVTTGEWADALRDVYGEYNPPTGVEGQKLFLSDDKVSTVRGKVEAFTKANGHRPKIVVGKPGLDGHSNGAEMIAVSAKHSGFDVIYSGIRLSPEEIVQSAVEENANVIGLSILSGSHKEIVKQLFDELAHYKAKIPVVIGGIIPESDFEELRAMGIREIFTPKDYDLMSIMNKIIDIITVEPVLV from the coding sequence ATGTCCGCCGAAAAAAAAGAATACCTTCTCGTGGACGAGAATGGACAGGGAAAACCTGACAAACCATGGATTTTTAGGACTTATGCAGGGCATACCAATGCAAAAGCCTCCAATGAGTTGTACAGAAAGAACCTTTCTAAAGGCCAAACAGGGCTTTCCATTGCATTTGATCTCCCAACACAGTGTGGTTATAGTTCCGACCACGAGGTATCACGCCCAGAAATCGGAAAGGTGGGAGTTCCCATCAACTCTCTAGAAGACTTTCGTATTTTATTCGACCAGATCCCGATTGAAGAGATGAACACCTCCATGACCATCAATGGAACTTCCATGTGGTTACTTTCGCTATATGTGGCCCTCGCAGAAGAACGCGGTGTCCCACTCGAAAAACTCAATGGAACCACTCAAAACGATCTCATCAAAGAATACCTAGCACGCGGAACCTATATTTACCCTCCGAAAGAATCCATGAAAATCATCGTGGATATGTATGAGTATAGTTTACACAAAATTCCAAAATGGAACCCATCTAATATTTGTTCCTACCACTTACAAGAGGCAGGTGCCACTCCTGTACAAGAACTCTCTTTTGCTCTAGCAACCGCCATTGCCGTGTTAGATGCCATTAAAGAAAGAAACTGTTTTACAGCAGAAGAATTTGAACAGTGTGTGGGCCGGATTTCCTTTTTTGTCAATGCAGGGATTCGTTTTGTAGAAGAGATGTGCAAAATGCGCGCCTTCACAGAAATGTGGGAAGAGATCACCACAGAACGTTATGCTGTAAAAACGGCAAAATACCGAGTGTTCCGTTATGGTGTGCAAGTCAACTCCCTTGGCCTTACGGAAGAACAACCGGAGAACAACGCATGGAGAATTCTTATCGAATCCCTTGGTGTGACACTTTCTAGAAACGCAAGATGCCGAGCCCTCCAACTTCCTGCTTGGAACGAAGCCCTTTCCCTTCCAAGACCTTGGGACCAACAATGGTCACTTCGATTGCAACAAGTCCTTGCTTATGAAACAGACCTTCTCGAATACCCAGACATCTTCGAAGGATCCAAAGTCATTGAATCCAAAGTGAAGGCTCTCAAAGAAGAAGCGAAACTTGAAATTCAAAAGATCATCGATATGGGGGGAGCCCTCGTTGCGATTGAAAATGGATATATGAAATCTCAACTTGTGAAATCACAAACAGAAAGACTTTCCAAAATCAATTCCAACGAACTGGTGATTGTTGGTAAAAACAAATGGACCGACGGAATTAAGTCCCCACTGATGACTGACTCGGACGGTGGTATCTTTAAAGTAGATCCTAAATCCGCAGAACAAACATTAAACGTTTTGGCAGAAGCTAAAACTCGCCGTAACGCAGAGGCAGCCAAAAAATCTTTAGAAGAACTAAAACAAGCAGCAAAAGACGGAAAAAACCTGATGCCTTATTCGATTGCTTGTGCCAAAGCACTGGTAACAACAGGCGAATGGGCCGATGCTCTTCGCGATGTGTATGGAGAATACAATCCACCGACTGGTGTGGAAGGCCAAAAACTCTTTTTGTCTGATGATAAAGTCTCTACCGTTCGTGGAAAAGTGGAAGCCTTTACCAAAGCCAATGGACATAGACCTAAGATTGTAGTGGGAAAACCAGGACTTGATGGTCATTCCAATGGAGCAGAGATGATTGCAGTTTCTGCAAAACACAGTGGTTTTGATGTGATTTATTCAGGAATTCGCCTTTCTCCAGAAGAAATCGTTCAGTCCGCCGTGGAAGAAAATGCCAATGTCATTGGGTTATCGATTCTTTCTGGTTCTCACAAAGAAATCGTAAAACAGTTGTTTGATGAACTGGCTCATTACAAGGCAAAAATCCCTGTGGTGATTGGGGGAATCATTCCTGAATCCGACTTTGAAGAACTAAGAGCTATGGGAATTCGTGAAATCTTTACACCAAAAGATTATGATTTGATGTCGATTATGAACAAAATCATCGATATCATTACCGTAGAACCAGTTCTCGTTTAA
- a CDS encoding acyl-CoA thioesterase, translating into MARISIDIPEKLIYSTDLSVRISDINFAGHLAHDAILTLTHECRARFFHFHGWTEINVEGKGIVVSDVAIVYKSEAFFPDDLEMQLFIDNVSKKSLEMVYVITHKNGGKEIARAKTAIVFFDYAERKPCPIPDVFLKVLE; encoded by the coding sequence ATGGCAAGAATCTCTATTGATATTCCTGAAAAACTAATTTACTCTACGGATCTTAGTGTTCGGATCTCCGATATTAATTTTGCCGGCCACTTAGCACATGATGCTATTTTAACTTTGACACATGAATGTCGGGCTCGGTTTTTCCATTTTCATGGTTGGACAGAAATCAATGTCGAAGGGAAAGGGATTGTAGTCTCTGATGTGGCCATTGTTTATAAATCAGAAGCTTTTTTTCCCGATGACCTAGAGATGCAACTCTTTATAGACAATGTATCCAAAAAATCTTTAGAGATGGTGTATGTCATCACTCATAAAAATGGGGGAAAGGAAATCGCAAGAGCGAAAACGGCTATCGTATTCTTTGATTATGCGGAAAGAAAACCTTGCCCTATCCCCGATGTTTTTTTAAAAGTATTGGAATAA
- a CDS encoding Spy/CpxP family protein refolding chaperone yields MISLKQVLKITTTVGLVSVMAFAFGNCRGHKDFEKRIEWVASKLTSKLDLDETQKAKLETIKAELIAKHKEMKPKHESWAKEMATQIRAEKIDTKLLDKMSIERETRHQEMRKFFQSKLVEFHAVLKPEQREKFADLVERFASRHQPPEE; encoded by the coding sequence ATGATCTCTCTCAAACAAGTCTTAAAAATCACAACAACTGTTGGTCTCGTATCAGTTATGGCATTTGCCTTCGGAAATTGCCGTGGACACAAAGATTTCGAAAAACGCATTGAATGGGTAGCTTCTAAATTGACTTCCAAACTAGATTTGGATGAAACACAAAAAGCAAAATTGGAAACCATCAAAGCCGAACTCATTGCCAAACACAAGGAAATGAAACCAAAACATGAATCTTGGGCAAAGGAAATGGCTACACAGATTCGTGCAGAAAAAATCGATACAAAGTTATTGGATAAAATGAGTATCGAAAGAGAAACTCGCCACCAAGAGATGCGTAAGTTTTTTCAATCCAAACTCGTAGAATTCCATGCTGTGTTAAAACCAGAACAAAGGGAAAAATTTGCTGATCTCGTGGAACGTTTCGCAAGCCGCCACCAACCACCGGAAGAGTAA
- a CDS encoding lytic transglycosylase domain-containing protein, with the protein MRLTDIPSVSSVLNRMESLSKLSENPKSLVSFPDVLEREWNKQNPGPNLPVAPSQIQPADSISLPFPEERSKTSLQSDLGNKPTDIFGTIESIAKSQGMDPNLVKAMVKAESNFKPKAISPKGAMGLMQLMPETAESLGVTDPFDPEDNIGGGVKFLKGLMKEFKDPEKAIAAYNAGPGAVKRYKGIPPYEETQKYVNKVKRYYKDFSS; encoded by the coding sequence GTGAGACTGACTGATATACCCTCTGTATCTTCTGTGTTAAATCGGATGGAATCCCTATCCAAACTTTCGGAAAACCCGAAGTCTCTTGTTTCCTTCCCTGATGTTTTAGAAAGGGAATGGAACAAACAAAACCCAGGACCAAACCTACCAGTTGCCCCTTCTCAAATACAACCCGCTGATTCCATTTCCCTCCCCTTTCCAGAAGAAAGATCCAAAACCTCTTTGCAATCGGATTTAGGGAACAAACCTACAGATATTTTCGGAACCATCGAATCCATTGCCAAATCCCAAGGTATGGACCCCAATTTGGTGAAAGCCATGGTCAAAGCAGAATCGAATTTTAAACCGAAAGCCATCTCTCCCAAAGGTGCCATGGGGCTCATGCAACTGATGCCAGAAACAGCAGAATCTTTAGGTGTGACCGATCCCTTTGATCCCGAAGACAATATTGGTGGTGGAGTGAAATTTTTAAAAGGTCTGATGAAGGAATTCAAAGATCCAGAAAAAGCCATTGCCGCTTACAATGCAGGGCCCGGGGCTGTGAAACGTTACAAAGGCATTCCTCCTTACGAAGAAACACAAAAATACGTAAACAAAGTCAAACGTTACTATAAAGATTTTAGTTCTTAA